The following proteins come from a genomic window of Streptomyces sp. Sge12:
- the nadE gene encoding ammonia-dependent NAD(+) synthetase produces MTDLASISLQQEIARDLQVSASFDARQEIERRVAFLADRLTSTGLHALVLGISGGVDSTTAGRLCQLAVERVRAAGHDATFFAMRLPYGTQADEKDAQLALDFIRADRVLTVDVKAASDAALEAGLAGGTVFRDAHHQDFVHGNIKARQRMIAQYAVAGAHAGLVVGTDHAAEAVSGFFTKFGDGAADVVPLTGLTKRRVRALADELGAPAQLVHKTPTADLETLDPGKPDEDALGVTYDDIDDFLEGKPVDGAAFEAIVGRYRLTEHKRQLPIAP; encoded by the coding sequence GTGACCGACCTGGCGTCCATATCCCTGCAGCAGGAGATCGCCCGGGATCTCCAGGTGAGCGCGTCCTTCGACGCACGGCAGGAGATCGAGCGCCGCGTGGCCTTCCTCGCCGACCGGCTGACCTCCACGGGCCTGCACGCCCTGGTCCTGGGCATCAGCGGCGGCGTCGACTCCACCACCGCGGGCCGGCTGTGCCAGCTCGCCGTCGAGCGGGTCCGGGCCGCCGGGCACGACGCGACCTTCTTCGCGATGCGGCTGCCGTACGGGACCCAGGCCGACGAGAAGGACGCACAGCTGGCGCTCGATTTCATCCGGGCCGACCGCGTCCTGACCGTGGACGTGAAGGCCGCGAGCGATGCCGCCCTGGAGGCGGGGCTGGCCGGCGGGACCGTCTTCCGCGACGCCCACCACCAGGACTTCGTGCACGGCAACATCAAGGCCCGCCAGCGCATGATCGCCCAGTACGCGGTGGCCGGTGCGCACGCGGGCCTGGTCGTCGGCACCGACCACGCCGCCGAGGCCGTCTCCGGCTTCTTCACCAAGTTCGGCGACGGCGCGGCCGACGTCGTACCGCTCACCGGTCTCACCAAGCGGCGCGTACGGGCCCTCGCGGACGAGCTGGGCGCACCGGCGCAGCTGGTGCACAAGACCCCGACCGCCGACCTGGAGACCCTGGACCCGGGCAAGCCCGACGAGGACGCGCTCGGCGTCACGTACGACGACATCGACGACTTCCTGGAGGGCAAGCCCGTCGACGGGGCGGCCTTCGAGGCCATCGTCGGCCGCTACCGGCTCACCGAGCACAAGCGACAGCTCCCGATCGCCCCCTGA
- a CDS encoding PP2C family protein-serine/threonine phosphatase, producing MDGTGIDYHTVFQALPGAVALLTPDLVFADVDESFLSAFGRTREQLVGRYLFDVLPDNPTDPGANGVRNLRASLERVKATGVRDSMAVQRYDVESPHGSGVWHERYWSPVNVPVLAPDGSVALLLHRVEEVTEIIRARGGRGDPDRAHVLEADIYARGRELQEVNERLRQSHAQERDVALHLQEALLPAPRPLGHHHAAVRYRPSTESLNVCGDWYDLVDRPGRTAVAVGDVVGHGLRAAGVMGQLRSALSAASHVAQGPAQALEVLGLYARSVDGAESTTAVSVFIDWNSRTLTYSSAGHPPPVLCHPDGTVTFLDEATDPPLGARPEHAPRPEARVAFTTGSALVLYTDGLIERRHEDIDVGLGRLADSLVRHRTAGPEAIADALLAELIPAAGITDDTALVVLRM from the coding sequence GTGGACGGAACCGGGATCGACTATCACACGGTGTTCCAAGCCCTGCCGGGCGCGGTCGCGCTGCTCACCCCTGATCTCGTGTTCGCGGACGTCGACGAGTCCTTCCTGTCGGCGTTCGGCCGCACCCGGGAGCAGCTCGTCGGCCGCTACCTCTTCGACGTCCTCCCCGACAACCCCACCGATCCGGGGGCGAACGGCGTGCGCAACCTGCGCGCCTCACTGGAACGGGTCAAGGCCACCGGGGTACGCGACAGCATGGCCGTGCAGCGCTACGACGTGGAGTCGCCCCACGGCTCCGGGGTGTGGCACGAGCGCTACTGGAGCCCCGTCAACGTACCGGTCCTCGCCCCCGACGGCAGCGTGGCGCTGCTGCTGCACCGGGTGGAGGAGGTCACCGAGATCATCCGGGCCCGGGGCGGCCGCGGCGACCCGGACCGCGCCCACGTGCTCGAGGCCGATATCTACGCCCGCGGCCGGGAGCTCCAGGAGGTCAACGAACGCCTGCGCCAGTCGCACGCGCAGGAGCGCGACGTGGCCCTCCACCTCCAGGAGGCCCTGCTGCCGGCACCGCGCCCGCTCGGCCACCACCATGCCGCCGTGCGCTACCGGCCCTCGACCGAGTCCCTGAACGTGTGCGGTGACTGGTACGACCTCGTCGACCGACCCGGTCGTACCGCCGTCGCCGTCGGCGACGTCGTCGGCCACGGCCTCAGGGCGGCCGGGGTCATGGGCCAGCTGCGCAGCGCCCTGTCGGCCGCCTCCCATGTCGCCCAGGGACCGGCGCAGGCCCTGGAGGTCCTCGGCCTCTACGCCCGCTCCGTCGACGGAGCGGAGTCCACCACGGCCGTCTCGGTCTTCATCGACTGGAACAGCCGCACCCTCACCTACAGCAGCGCGGGCCACCCGCCGCCCGTCCTGTGCCACCCCGACGGCACGGTGACCTTCCTCGACGAGGCCACCGACCCCCCGCTCGGCGCCCGGCCCGAGCACGCCCCGCGCCCCGAGGCACGGGTCGCCTTCACCACGGGCAGCGCCCTCGTCCTCTACACCGACGGGCTCATCGAACGCCGCCACGAGGACATCGACGTAGGACTGGGCCGGCTCGCCGACTCCCTCGTGCGCCACCGCACCGCCGGCCCCGAGGCCATCGCCGACGCGCTGCTGGCCGAGCTCATCCCCGCGGCCGGCATCACCGACGACACCGCGCTGGTCGTCCTGCGCATGTGA
- a CDS encoding GNAT family N-acetyltransferase yields MQSPELQRVHTFLSDFARRQAAHTANLPGGFAAYDDTYAHSRANNQVVIDAAVDPGALPALADEALGHLPHRLVSVLDDETGRACAQPLIRAGYTHSTYLVMQHTGPAPDDAGPAQEVDLDALRVPLARRWRGFLPDVDDEVLHQLVDRREARRRGADVVRFIGARTAAGDVASWADLYVDRATGTAQIEDLITAEHHLGRGYADAVLTGALHRAAAYDCDLRFLTADAMDWPRHWYERRGFTVIGHTHAFERG; encoded by the coding sequence ATGCAGAGCCCAGAACTCCAGCGCGTCCACACCTTCCTGTCGGACTTCGCCCGCCGCCAGGCCGCGCACACCGCCAACCTCCCCGGAGGATTCGCCGCGTACGACGACACGTACGCCCACTCCCGGGCGAACAACCAGGTCGTCATCGACGCGGCCGTGGACCCCGGTGCACTGCCGGCCCTCGCGGACGAGGCCCTCGGACACCTGCCGCACCGGCTGGTCTCCGTACTCGACGACGAAACCGGCAGGGCGTGCGCACAGCCGCTGATCCGGGCCGGCTACACCCACTCCACCTATCTGGTCATGCAGCACACCGGCCCCGCGCCGGACGACGCCGGACCGGCCCAGGAGGTCGACCTCGACGCGCTGCGCGTTCCGCTGGCGCGGCGCTGGCGGGGCTTCCTCCCGGACGTCGACGACGAGGTGCTGCACCAGCTCGTCGACCGGCGCGAGGCCCGCCGGCGCGGGGCGGACGTCGTGCGGTTCATCGGCGCCCGCACCGCGGCGGGCGACGTCGCCTCCTGGGCCGACCTCTACGTGGACCGGGCGACCGGCACCGCCCAGATCGAGGACCTGATCACCGCCGAGCACCACCTCGGCCGCGGCTACGCCGACGCCGTCCTGACCGGCGCCCTGCACCGGGCCGCCGCTTACGACTGCGACCTGCGCTTCCTGACGGCGGACGCGATGGACTGGCCGCGCCACTGGTACGAGCGCCGCGGCTTCACCGTCATCGGCCACACGCACGCCTTCGAACGCGGCTGA
- a CDS encoding YhgE/Pip domain-containing protein codes for MSPTDAPAAPEATAAALLRRPQLWLVPTILTGLLALLLSLLYMGGIVNPNAELRDLPIALVNEDTGKPPPGQQQNLGTQITAAISADPAGGKADWRELTLAQAQDQLDSGKVYGALVVPAGFTDSVAALPTAGAKKLPTITVLTNPGKGSLGSSLAGQITTQAAHRASRTIGEQLTASAGAQASPTAKLLLADPVDVVTQVGHPIGAHTGLGLTAFYYTLLLVLAGFMGGNVISNGVDTALGYADNEIGPWHTRRPTVPINRTQTLLLKMVMTAGITLVSVSLVMLACVAILGMDASHLPLLWVYSYCAALAVGLGVQAINAAFGGIGQLVSMFVFIVLGLPSSGATVPLQAVPGFYRFLSHFEPMRQLSDGVRAILYFDARGDAGLTRSWIMIAVGTVLALLFGFAMTRYYDRKGHKRLTPQPA; via the coding sequence ATGTCCCCGACCGACGCCCCCGCCGCCCCCGAAGCCACTGCCGCGGCCCTGCTGCGCCGCCCTCAGCTGTGGCTGGTCCCCACCATCCTCACGGGGCTGCTCGCCCTGCTGCTGTCGCTCCTCTACATGGGCGGCATCGTCAACCCCAACGCGGAACTGCGCGACCTGCCCATCGCCCTGGTCAACGAGGACACCGGAAAGCCACCGCCGGGGCAGCAGCAGAACCTGGGCACGCAGATCACGGCCGCCATCTCCGCCGACCCCGCGGGCGGCAAGGCGGACTGGCGCGAACTGACCCTCGCCCAGGCCCAGGATCAGCTCGACTCCGGGAAGGTCTACGGCGCGCTGGTGGTGCCGGCCGGCTTCACCGACTCCGTCGCGGCGCTCCCCACGGCCGGGGCGAAGAAGCTGCCGACCATCACCGTGCTCACCAACCCCGGCAAGGGCAGCCTCGGCTCCTCCCTGGCCGGCCAGATCACCACGCAGGCCGCCCACCGCGCGTCCCGGACCATCGGTGAACAGCTCACCGCATCCGCCGGAGCCCAGGCGAGCCCCACCGCGAAGCTGCTGCTCGCCGATCCGGTCGACGTCGTCACACAGGTCGGCCACCCGATCGGCGCGCACACCGGCCTCGGCCTGACGGCCTTCTACTACACGCTGCTGCTGGTGCTCGCCGGATTCATGGGCGGCAACGTCATCAGCAACGGCGTCGACACCGCCCTCGGCTACGCCGACAACGAGATCGGCCCCTGGCACACCCGCCGCCCGACGGTGCCGATCAACCGTACGCAGACGCTGCTCCTGAAGATGGTGATGACCGCGGGCATCACGCTCGTCAGCGTGTCGCTGGTGATGCTGGCCTGCGTCGCCATCCTGGGGATGGATGCTTCCCACCTGCCGCTGCTGTGGGTCTACTCCTACTGCGCGGCCCTCGCCGTCGGCCTGGGCGTGCAGGCCATCAACGCCGCGTTCGGCGGGATCGGCCAGCTCGTGTCGATGTTCGTGTTCATCGTGCTGGGCCTGCCGTCGTCGGGTGCGACCGTCCCGCTGCAGGCGGTCCCCGGCTTCTACCGCTTCCTCTCCCACTTCGAACCGATGCGCCAGCTCAGCGACGGCGTACGCGCGATCCTCTACTTCGACGCCCGCGGCGACGCGGGGCTCACCCGCTCCTGGATCATGATCGCGGTCGGCACCGTACTGGCCCTGCTCTTCGGCTTCGCCATGACCCGCTACTACGACCGCAAGGGCCACAAGCGACTCACGCCGCAACCCGCCTGA
- a CDS encoding septal ring lytic transglycosylase RlpA family protein codes for MSLKKKLVLSVVTGSLVAGGVVATVATSNAAAPDVVCKGSTVTLSGEAGPPAATSGTFPVGTKLKVTNLDNGQATTVTVNGPSGSCVLLNNAAFDKVREPGKNLIRRARIERVAGGAGAGAGTGTGTGAGTGNGAPGQAAGVQVPPATGEVVCPGSTVTLSGEAGAPAASSGTFPVGTKLKVTNLDNGQATTVTVNGPSGSCVLLNNAAFDKVREPGKNLIRRARVERVG; via the coding sequence ATGAGTCTCAAGAAGAAGCTCGTGCTCTCTGTCGTCACGGGGTCCCTCGTGGCCGGCGGGGTCGTAGCCACCGTGGCGACCAGCAACGCCGCCGCCCCCGACGTGGTGTGCAAGGGGTCGACGGTCACGTTGTCCGGTGAAGCGGGTCCGCCGGCGGCCACGAGCGGGACCTTCCCCGTCGGGACGAAGCTGAAGGTGACCAACCTCGACAACGGCCAAGCCACCACCGTCACCGTCAACGGCCCCTCCGGCAGCTGCGTCCTGCTCAACAACGCGGCCTTCGACAAGGTACGGGAGCCCGGCAAGAACCTCATCCGCCGCGCACGCATTGAACGCGTGGCCGGCGGCGCAGGCGCGGGAGCCGGCACCGGCACGGGCACGGGCGCCGGAACGGGCAATGGTGCGCCGGGCCAGGCCGCCGGCGTTCAGGTGCCGCCGGCGACCGGGGAGGTGGTGTGTCCCGGATCGACCGTGACCCTGTCCGGTGAGGCGGGCGCGCCGGCCGCGAGCAGTGGGACCTTCCCCGTCGGGACCAAGCTGAAGGTGACCAACCTCGACAACGGCCAAGCCACCACCGTCACCGTCAACGGCCCCTCCGGCAGCTGCGTCCTGCTCAACAACGCGGCCTTCGACAAGGTACGGGAGCCCGGCAAGAACCTCATCCGCCGCGCACGCGTCGAACGCGTGGGCTGA
- a CDS encoding DUF2199 domain-containing protein, whose translation MNYTAEAPAVWDPAFADADDCLLSSDQCVIRARFYFVKGLVEIPVIGTDERFSWGVWVSLSRENFSRAADLWDTPGREFEEPYFGRLSTDLLAYAPTTLNLKTNLHTRPLGERPFVELEPTDHPLAVEQRTGITRDRVREIAAAVLHPTRDGRR comes from the coding sequence ATGAACTACACGGCCGAGGCCCCGGCCGTGTGGGATCCGGCCTTCGCCGATGCCGACGACTGCCTGCTCTCGTCGGACCAGTGCGTGATCCGTGCGCGGTTCTACTTCGTCAAGGGCCTGGTCGAGATACCGGTCATCGGCACTGACGAGAGGTTCTCGTGGGGCGTATGGGTCTCCCTCAGCCGCGAGAACTTCTCCCGGGCGGCGGATCTGTGGGACACACCGGGCAGGGAGTTCGAGGAGCCGTACTTCGGCCGGCTCAGCACCGATCTGCTCGCGTACGCGCCCACCACCCTCAACCTGAAGACGAACCTCCACACCCGGCCGCTCGGCGAGCGCCCCTTCGTCGAGCTCGAACCCACCGACCACCCCCTCGCCGTCGAGCAGCGCACGGGGATCACGCGCGACCGCGTGCGCGAGATCGCCGCCGCCGTCCTCCACCCCACCCGCGACGGGCGGCGATGA
- a CDS encoding methionyl-tRNA formyltransferase, protein MRVVMFGYQTWGHRTLQALLDSEHDVVLVVTHPRSEHAYEKIWSDSVADLADDHGVPVLIRNRPDDEELFTRLKEAEPDIIVANNWRTWIPPRIFNLPRHGTLNVHDSLLPKYAGFSPLIWALINGEPEVGVTAHLMNDELDAGDIVVQRAVPVGPTDTATDLFHKTVDLIAPVTVGALGRIAAGETEFTRQDRSQASFFHKRSAEDIRIDWNWPAEDLQRLVRAQSAPYPAAFTFHRGKRLEVLAAVVSEGRYGGTPGRVFYREGEGVVIVAGADARTGRNHGLAITRVRTEDGEEMPATDYFTAMGGYLTSRPLNR, encoded by the coding sequence ATGCGGGTCGTCATGTTCGGCTATCAGACGTGGGGGCACCGCACCCTGCAGGCCCTGCTGGATTCCGAACACGATGTCGTTCTGGTCGTCACGCACCCCAGGAGCGAGCACGCGTACGAGAAGATCTGGAGCGACTCGGTCGCCGACCTCGCGGACGACCACGGCGTCCCGGTACTGATCCGCAACCGCCCCGACGACGAAGAGTTGTTCACGCGCCTCAAGGAGGCAGAACCGGACATCATCGTGGCGAACAACTGGCGCACCTGGATCCCCCCGCGCATCTTCAACCTCCCCCGCCACGGCACCCTCAACGTGCACGACTCGCTGCTGCCCAAGTACGCCGGCTTCTCGCCGCTGATCTGGGCGCTGATCAACGGCGAGCCCGAAGTGGGCGTCACCGCCCACCTGATGAACGACGAGCTCGACGCGGGCGACATCGTGGTCCAGCGGGCCGTGCCGGTCGGCCCGACCGACACCGCCACCGACCTGTTCCACAAGACGGTCGACCTGATCGCGCCGGTCACCGTCGGCGCGCTGGGCCGGATCGCGGCCGGCGAGACCGAGTTCACCCGCCAGGACCGCTCGCAGGCCAGCTTCTTCCACAAGCGGTCGGCGGAGGACATCCGCATCGACTGGAACTGGCCCGCCGAGGACCTTCAGCGGCTGGTCCGCGCCCAGTCCGCCCCGTACCCGGCCGCCTTCACCTTCCACCGCGGCAAGCGACTGGAGGTACTGGCCGCCGTCGTCTCCGAGGGCCGCTACGGCGGCACGCCCGGCCGGGTGTTCTACCGCGAGGGCGAAGGCGTCGTGATCGTGGCCGGCGCCGATGCGCGCACGGGGCGCAACCACGGCCTGGCCATCACGCGGGTGCGCACCGAGGACGGCGAGGAGATGCCCGCCACCGACTACTTCACCGCCATGGGCGGGTACTTGACCAGCAGGCCGCTGAACCGCTGA
- a CDS encoding lysine N(6)-hydroxylase/L-ornithine N(5)-oxygenase family protein, producing the protein MSQDLPDDAPLIHDLIGIGFGPSNVAMAIALSEHNAGVGPQEAVTAHFFEQQPRFGWHRGMLIDDATMQVSFLKDLVTLRNPTSEYSFLCYLQSRGRLIDFVNHKNLFPLRVEFHDYFEWAAAKVDDMVSYGCEVVAVRPVVRDGLIEYLDVTARSGTELVVHRARNLVIGTGLRPQMPEGADRTERVWHTSELLTRVAALDGADPSRFVVVGAGQSAAENVAFLHRTFPRAEVCAVFSRYGYSPADDSGFANRIFDPAAVDDYFTAPEEIKRKLIDYHANTNYSVVDIDLIDDLYRQEYQEKVLGTERLRFLRVSRLADVTETTDQVLVTVESLVTGEKEALEADALVYATGYRSADGLGLLGDVEKYCRRDDLGRVRVARDYRVQSESELRCGIYLQGGTEHTHGITSSLLSNTAIRVGEILQSIVTHGRVPVPASRTAPTPTP; encoded by the coding sequence ATGTCACAGGACCTTCCCGATGATGCGCCACTGATCCACGACCTCATCGGCATCGGCTTCGGCCCGTCGAACGTGGCCATGGCGATCGCACTCAGCGAGCACAACGCGGGTGTCGGACCCCAGGAGGCGGTCACCGCCCACTTCTTCGAGCAGCAGCCGCGCTTCGGCTGGCACCGCGGCATGCTCATCGACGACGCCACGATGCAGGTGTCCTTCCTCAAGGACCTGGTGACACTGCGCAACCCGACGAGCGAATACAGCTTCCTCTGCTACCTCCAGAGCCGCGGCCGCCTGATCGACTTCGTCAACCACAAGAACCTCTTCCCGCTGCGCGTGGAGTTCCACGACTACTTCGAGTGGGCCGCCGCCAAGGTCGACGACATGGTCTCCTACGGCTGCGAGGTCGTCGCCGTACGCCCCGTCGTGCGCGACGGGCTGATCGAGTACCTGGACGTCACCGCCCGCTCCGGCACCGAACTGGTGGTCCACCGGGCGCGCAACCTGGTCATCGGCACCGGCCTGCGCCCGCAGATGCCGGAGGGCGCGGACCGCACCGAACGCGTCTGGCACACCTCGGAACTCCTCACGCGCGTGGCGGCCCTGGACGGCGCGGACCCCTCCCGCTTCGTCGTCGTCGGAGCAGGCCAGAGCGCCGCCGAGAACGTGGCCTTCCTCCACCGCACCTTCCCCCGGGCCGAAGTGTGCGCCGTCTTCTCCCGCTACGGATACAGCCCCGCGGACGACAGCGGCTTCGCCAACCGGATCTTCGACCCCGCCGCCGTCGACGACTACTTCACCGCTCCCGAGGAGATCAAGCGCAAACTGATCGATTACCACGCCAACACCAACTACTCGGTGGTGGACATCGACCTGATCGACGACCTCTACCGGCAGGAGTACCAGGAGAAGGTGCTCGGCACCGAGCGGCTGCGCTTCCTGAGGGTGTCTCGGCTCGCGGACGTCACCGAGACCACCGACCAGGTGCTCGTCACGGTCGAGTCGCTGGTCACGGGGGAGAAGGAGGCGCTGGAGGCCGACGCGCTGGTCTACGCGACCGGATACCGCTCGGCGGACGGCCTCGGACTGCTCGGGGACGTGGAGAAGTACTGCCGGCGCGACGACCTCGGCCGCGTCCGCGTCGCCCGCGACTACCGTGTGCAGAGCGAGTCCGAACTGCGCTGCGGGATCTACCTCCAGGGAGGAACGGAGCACACGCACGGCATCACGTCCTCCCTGCTGTCGAACACCGCCATCAGGGTCGGCGAGATCCTCCAGTCCATCGTCACCCACGGCCGGGTCCCGGTACCGGCCTCGCGCACGGCGCCCACGCCCACCCCCTGA
- a CDS encoding amidohydrolase: MLCTRLTNATFLTMDPDRPVAHDLGIWRGRIVGLDEDATALPAREVVDLQGATVLPGFIDSHVHLAWAGLKASTPSVAPCERVEDVLAVVAEAVARKPRDSWVDIAGYDQRALGRHLTAAELDKVSDGRKVFMLHDSGHGCVVNGAVLDLLPGELAHGEGFLAESAMTTARRLRLPYAQEEIADAIEHAGRACLTEGITACAEAGIGGGLLGHSPVELGAYQLLRDQGRLPLRVQLMAAADTLRPVAAHASDGIPRALDLGLRTGFGDDWLSLGALKVYTDGGMMARTAALTRPYEGTDHAGEFQDSPERITDTIVDGHLAGWQLAVHAIGDRAADLALDALERAQRLRPRPTARHRIEHAGLVRPDQLARFARLGVSAVVQPNFLRSFGDDYATVMGADRAPWLYRGRGFLDHGVTLVGSSDRPVTDGSPLRAIQFMVERASASGALIGPDEGITVQEALRAYTVAGAFACHWDADAGTLAPGRRADLAVLGDDPRRVDTSRIGAIEIVGTYVDGRPA; the protein is encoded by the coding sequence ATGCTCTGCACCAGGTTGACGAACGCCACCTTCCTCACCATGGACCCCGACCGTCCCGTCGCCCACGACCTGGGCATCTGGCGCGGCCGGATCGTGGGCCTGGACGAGGACGCCACCGCACTGCCGGCCCGCGAGGTCGTCGACCTCCAGGGCGCCACCGTCCTGCCCGGGTTCATCGACTCCCACGTGCACCTGGCCTGGGCCGGCCTCAAGGCGTCCACCCCGAGCGTCGCGCCCTGCGAGCGCGTCGAGGACGTACTCGCCGTCGTCGCGGAGGCCGTCGCCCGCAAGCCGCGGGACTCGTGGGTGGACATCGCGGGCTACGACCAACGGGCCCTGGGCCGCCACCTCACCGCCGCCGAACTGGACAAGGTCAGCGACGGCCGCAAGGTGTTCATGCTGCACGACTCGGGACACGGCTGCGTGGTCAACGGTGCGGTCCTCGACCTCCTCCCCGGCGAACTCGCCCACGGCGAGGGCTTCCTCGCGGAGAGCGCCATGACCACTGCGCGCCGCCTGCGCCTGCCGTACGCGCAGGAGGAGATCGCCGACGCCATCGAGCACGCCGGCCGCGCCTGCCTCACCGAGGGCATCACCGCCTGCGCCGAGGCGGGCATCGGCGGCGGCCTCCTCGGGCACAGCCCGGTCGAGCTCGGCGCGTACCAACTCCTGCGCGATCAGGGGCGTCTGCCGCTGCGGGTCCAGCTCATGGCGGCCGCGGACACCCTGCGGCCCGTGGCCGCGCACGCGTCCGACGGGATCCCCCGCGCCCTGGACCTCGGCCTGCGCACCGGCTTCGGCGACGACTGGCTCTCCCTCGGCGCGCTCAAGGTCTACACCGACGGCGGGATGATGGCCCGTACCGCCGCACTCACCCGGCCCTACGAAGGCACCGACCACGCGGGCGAGTTCCAGGACAGCCCCGAGCGGATCACCGACACCATCGTCGACGGCCACCTCGCCGGCTGGCAGCTCGCCGTGCACGCCATCGGCGACCGTGCGGCCGACCTCGCCCTGGACGCCCTGGAACGGGCCCAGCGGCTGAGGCCCCGGCCGACCGCCCGGCACCGTATCGAACACGCCGGCCTGGTCCGCCCCGACCAGCTGGCGCGCTTCGCCCGCCTCGGAGTGAGCGCGGTGGTCCAGCCGAACTTCCTGCGCTCCTTCGGCGACGACTACGCGACCGTCATGGGCGCGGACCGGGCCCCCTGGCTGTACCGGGGCCGGGGATTCCTCGACCACGGCGTCACCCTCGTGGGCAGCTCGGACCGGCCCGTCACCGACGGATCGCCGCTGCGGGCGATCCAGTTCATGGTGGAACGAGCCTCCGCGTCCGGTGCCCTGATCGGCCCCGACGAGGGCATCACCGTGCAGGAGGCCCTACGCGCCTACACCGTCGCAGGTGCCTTCGCCTGCCACTGGGACGCCGACGCGGGCACCCTCGCCCCGGGCCGGCGCGCGGACCTGGCGGTGCTGGGCGACGACCCGCGCCGGGTCGACACCTCGCGGATCGGCGCGATCGAGATCGTCGGCACGTACGTCGACGGCAGGCCGGCCTGA